One window of the Buchnera aphidicola (Meitanaphis elongallis) genome contains the following:
- a CDS encoding inorganic phosphate transporter produces the protein MSYLFSYFSYNSVLLIVLAFSIVLSYEIINGFHDSANSIATVIYTHALSSELAVVTSGIFNFLGVVFGGLSVAYAIVHLISIDLLLNINSIYGLKAIFSILFSAILWNLCTWFFYLPTSSSHTLIGAIVGIDIAYAICNHCSIIDALNFNKLLNVLLSLIISPILGLIIAGILVYVLKCFWKVSKEGYCINTTPKIYEKYSENIYPPYLVRIILILSSIGVSYSHGANDGQKGIGLIMLVLVCIFPSEYFVNLNASQYDINQTKQSISHLEKYYKNNKSNLKDSINIFATHTVNTKLMFSPKFFDKRLLNIFHSIQELLKNVFSYKDLNVHQRCELRRSLLYVTEFIEIINQHSMITSNEKHFLNNLKKNLSCTIEYAPIWIIMLVALSLSIGSMIGWRRIAITFGEKIGNKDITYAQAISSQLTAAASIGTASYTGIPVSTTHIVSSSIAGAILVNGDGIQTRTIKNIVIAWILTFPVSIILSGSLYWISLKLIY, from the coding sequence ATGTCATATCTGTTTTCTTATTTTAGCTATAATAGTGTTTTATTAATTGTTCTTGCTTTTTCGATAGTTTTGTCATATGAAATAATCAATGGTTTTCATGATTCTGCAAATTCTATAGCTACTGTAATTTATACTCATGCTTTGAGTTCAGAATTAGCCGTTGTAACTTCTGGAATATTTAATTTTTTAGGAGTAGTATTTGGAGGATTAAGTGTAGCTTATGCAATTGTACATCTTATTTCAATTGATTTATTACTTAATATTAATTCGATTTATGGTCTAAAAGCTATTTTTTCTATATTATTTTCTGCTATATTATGGAATTTATGTACGTGGTTTTTTTATCTTCCTACTTCTAGTTCTCATACGTTAATTGGTGCTATTGTTGGAATTGATATTGCATATGCTATATGCAATCATTGTTCTATAATTGATGCGTTAAATTTTAATAAGCTATTGAACGTACTATTGTCTTTGATTATTTCTCCAATATTAGGTTTAATTATTGCAGGTATTTTGGTTTATGTATTAAAATGTTTTTGGAAAGTTAGTAAAGAAGGTTATTGTATTAATACCACTCCGAAGATTTATGAAAAATATAGTGAAAACATTTATCCTCCATATTTAGTAAGAATTATATTAATTTTGTCTTCTATAGGGGTTAGTTATTCACATGGTGCAAATGATGGTCAAAAAGGAATTGGATTGATTATGTTAGTTTTAGTGTGTATTTTCCCATCTGAATACTTTGTAAATTTAAATGCATCACAATATGACATTAATCAAACTAAACAGTCTATTTCTCATTTAGAAAAATATTATAAAAATAATAAATCAAATTTAAAAGATAGTATAAATATATTTGCAACTCATACAGTTAATACAAAATTAATGTTTTCTCCTAAATTTTTTGATAAAAGATTATTAAATATTTTTCATAGTATACAAGAATTATTAAAAAATGTATTTAGTTACAAAGATTTGAATGTTCATCAACGTTGTGAATTGCGTAGATCGTTATTGTATGTTACTGAATTTATAGAAATTATTAATCAGCATTCTATGATTACATCTAATGAAAAGCATTTTTTAAATAATTTAAAAAAGAACTTGTCATGTACTATTGAATATGCACCTATATGGATTATAATGTTGGTAGCATTGTCATTGTCTATTGGTTCTATGATAGGATGGAGAAGGATAGCAATAACGTTTGGAGAAAAGATTGGAAATAAAGATATAACGTATGCACAAGCTATATCTTCTCAATTAACAGCAGCTGCTTCTATAGGTACAGCTAGTTATACTGGAATTCCTGTATCAACAACTCATATTGTTTCCTCTTCTATTGCTGGTGCTATTTTAGTTAATGGAGATGGAATACAAACGCGTACTATAAAGAATATAGTTATTGCTTGGATATTAACTTTTCCTGTTTCTATTATATTGTCAGGTAGTTTATACTGGATTAGTTTGAAATTGATTTATTGA
- a CDS encoding MFS transporter encodes MNFLNKKLVLKNQCHIHYHKNLLKEKNKNCSKYIEKGTRQFIAVTIALFLAGFATFSILYCVQPILLLLSKHFSLSPAESSLSLSSSTAMMAIGMLFTGPLSDRIGRKKVMSISLILAAFFTFFCSKMSSWESVIFMRALTGLALSGVAAVAMTYLSEEIHPDTLSFSMGLYISGNTIGGFFGRFLSSILAENFSWQWALEWISILALIFSILFVFLLPHSRNFRSVSLHPRKNFVYFLSQWKHPVLSKLFVMGFLLMGSFVTLFNYIGYRLLLDPFFLSQKIIGILSIVYLIGVYSSPKAGMLIEKYGKSIMLISSLTIMIFGLFISQCNEIVLIFLGLLLFAAGFFAAHSVTSTWVGQQVKNNRGYTSSIYLFSYYLGSSILGTIGGVVWTVGKWMGISIFVTFILFIGMILALQLNNMHYKTKVK; translated from the coding sequence TTGAATTTTCTGAATAAAAAATTAGTTTTAAAAAATCAATGTCATATCCATTATCATAAAAATTTGTTAAAAGAAAAAAATAAAAATTGTAGTAAGTATATAGAAAAAGGTACAAGACAGTTCATAGCAGTAACAATTGCTTTATTTTTAGCAGGTTTTGCAACATTTTCTATTTTGTATTGTGTTCAACCTATTTTGTTATTATTATCAAAACATTTCTCTTTAAGTCCTGCAGAAAGTAGTTTATCTTTATCTTCTTCAACTGCTATGATGGCAATAGGAATGTTATTTACAGGTCCTTTGTCGGATAGAATAGGGAGAAAAAAAGTTATGTCTATTTCTTTAATATTAGCAGCTTTTTTTACTTTCTTTTGTTCAAAAATGAGTAGTTGGGAAAGTGTTATATTTATGAGAGCGCTTACAGGGTTAGCGTTAAGTGGTGTTGCAGCAGTAGCCATGACGTATCTTAGCGAAGAAATACATCCTGATACTCTATCATTTTCTATGGGATTATATATTAGTGGAAATACTATTGGTGGATTCTTTGGTAGATTTCTTAGCAGTATATTAGCAGAAAATTTTTCATGGCAATGGGCATTAGAATGGATTAGTATTTTAGCACTTATTTTTTCAATATTGTTTGTATTTTTGTTACCTCATTCAAGAAATTTTCGTTCTGTTTCTTTGCATCCTCGGAAGAATTTTGTTTATTTTTTGTCACAGTGGAAACATCCTGTTTTGTCTAAATTATTTGTAATGGGATTTTTATTAATGGGTAGTTTTGTTACGTTGTTTAATTATATTGGATATAGATTATTATTAGATCCATTTTTTTTGAGTCAAAAAATTATAGGTATATTGTCAATCGTTTATTTGATTGGTGTATATAGTTCTCCTAAAGCAGGTATGCTTATTGAGAAATATGGAAAAAGCATTATGCTAATATCGTCTTTAACTATAATGATTTTTGGTCTTTTCATTTCTCAATGTAATGAAATAGTTTTAATTTTTTTAGGTTTACTTTTATTTGCAGCTGGTTTTTTTGCAGCGCATTCAGTCACTAGTACATGGGTAGGTCAACAAGTTAAGAACAATCGAGGTTATACTTCATCTATCTATTTATTTTCATATTACTTAGGATCTAGTATTTTAGGTACAATAGGTGGTGTTGTTTGGACAGTGGGAAAATGGATGGGTATCTCTATTTTTGTTACTTTTATTTTATTTATTGGGATGATATTAGCATTACAATTAAACAATATGCATTATAAAACGAAAGTTAAATAA
- the dapF gene encoding diaminopimelate epimerase, which yields MSFSKMHGLENDFIVLNNIKGDFFLKPEMIQKLSHRHTGIGFDQLLLLESTKKEDIDFNYRIFNASGTEVSQCGNGARCLALFLMLKKLTKKKVICISTRNRTIVLHILSDKEVCVNMGVPCFDPQYVPYLDYSIQRYYSMLISGKVIKYHIVSMGNPHCIVIENNIKCYPVKEIGSILSIHKLFPEGVNVGFMEIISTTRIFLRVYERGVGETRSCGSGACAAVAVGIKENILSNEVQVDLLGGQLTVHWNGNAENLYMIGSATHIYDGYFYV from the coding sequence ATAAGTTTTTCTAAAATGCATGGTTTAGAAAATGATTTTATAGTTTTAAATAATATAAAAGGTGATTTTTTCCTTAAACCTGAAATGATACAAAAATTATCTCATCGGCATACAGGCATTGGTTTTGATCAGTTGTTATTATTAGAATCAACGAAAAAAGAAGATATTGATTTCAACTATCGTATTTTTAATGCGAGTGGTACTGAAGTATCACAATGTGGAAATGGTGCTCGATGTTTAGCTTTATTTTTAATGTTAAAAAAACTTACTAAAAAGAAAGTCATTTGTATTAGTACTAGAAATAGAACAATAGTATTGCACATATTAAGTGATAAAGAAGTTTGTGTAAATATGGGTGTTCCTTGTTTTGACCCACAATATGTTCCTTATTTAGATTATAGCATTCAAAGGTATTATTCTATGCTCATATCAGGAAAAGTTATAAAATATCATATTGTTTCAATGGGTAATCCTCATTGTATTGTAATAGAAAATAATATTAAATGTTATCCAGTAAAGGAAATAGGATCTATTTTAAGTATTCATAAATTATTTCCTGAAGGAGTTAATGTTGGATTTATGGAAATTATATCTACTACGCGTATTTTTCTTCGAGTTTATGAAAGAGGAGTGGGAGAGACTCGATCATGTGGAAGTGGTGCTTGTGCTGCTGTTGCAGTAGGTATTAAAGAAAATATATTATCTAATGAAGTTCAGGTTGATTTGTTAGGTGGACAATTAACAGTTCATTGGAATGGAAATGCAGAAAATTTGTATATGATAGGTTCAGCTACGCATATTTATGATGGATATTTTTATGTATAG
- the cyaY gene encoding iron donor protein CyaY, producing MNNHIFHKLADILFKNVEKNIDDYCGKSDIDFEINTNMIVITFENKSKIIINRQEPLHQIWLATKNLGYHFKYIKKQWICNRTHKNFWNVLEESCSNQANEKITFYHI from the coding sequence ATAAATAATCATATTTTTCATAAATTAGCTGATATATTATTCAAAAATGTTGAAAAAAACATCGATGACTATTGTGGAAAATCAGATATTGACTTTGAAATAAACACTAATATGATAGTAATAACTTTTGAAAATAAAAGTAAAATTATTATTAATAGACAAGAACCATTGCATCAAATTTGGTTAGCTACTAAAAATTTAGGATATCACTTTAAATATATAAAAAAACAATGGATATGTAATCGTACTCATAAAAATTTTTGGAATGTATTAGAAGAATCATGTTCAAATCAAGCTAACGAAAAAATAACATTTTATCATATATAA